The Ananas comosus cultivar F153 linkage group 2, ASM154086v1, whole genome shotgun sequence genome contains a region encoding:
- the LOC109726625 gene encoding probable serine/threonine-protein kinase vps15 isoform X1, with amino-acid sequence MGNKIARTTQVSASEYYLHDLPSSYNLVLIEVLGRGRFFKSILCKHDEGLVLVKVYFKRGDPLDLREYERRLDRIREIFQSVQHPHVWPFQFWLETDKAAYLLRQYFFSNLHDRLSTRPFLSLIEKKWLAFQLLCAVEQTHSKGVCHGDIKCENVLVTSWNWLYLADFASFKPTYIPDDDPSDFSFFFDTGGRRRCYLAPERFYEHGGETQVAPDSPLKPSMDIFSLGCVIAELFLEGQPLFELSQLLAYRRGQYDPSLYLEKIQDVGIRRMILHMIQLDPESRLSCESYLQSYVSEIFPSYFSPFLHKFFSCMIPLDSDTRVDATQRAFETIHKQMMLKSSIEENTADSCTGPEISNIESSELIKGGMHRMNSPKRKGDIEKGTTSGQIQIVGDINSLLKEVEEGDHSSRVNLTQKDVQYASSQPLNYLRKQVLSCFKGQRENEAPIFRKMLKSDLDSLMVGYDRQTDTYNMPFLFGTENKTNKTSCEGMVLIASLLCSCIRSVKQPQLRRAGLIVLKTAALYIDDEDRLQHVVPYVIAMLSDPAAIVRCAAVETLCDILALVQDFPPSDAMIFPEYILPMLSMLPDDPEESVRICYASNIYKIAFTAYRFLIHAHNLADGGSLDKLSLAKKKHQSKSGSELFKLRKSIAEIVQELVMGPKQTPSIRRALLQDISYLCYFFGHRQCNDFLLPILPAFLNDRDEQLREVFYGQIVFVCYFVGQVSVEEYLLPYIEQALSDDMEAVIVNALDCLSMLCKSGFLRKRILLGLIEKALPLLCYPIQWVRRSAVKFIAASSESLGPIDTYVYLSPVLHPFLHREPSSLCSPESLLSCLKPPVSKLVFYQVLENARSSDTLERQRKVWYNNSTALLNQWETIEHSKKDVGDAHSLNTALGKEPIGQSGKYSGRAAQSASFGVIEDVAKTRAANSFHNRLVDVKDSLSSDKLQVSGFMPLHVTAGNGSCNNSFFDGVSEGIPIYSVCVDKNSSPNLKTKGATSLCVPWLEPTNKPLSLSASVPPRLISGSFYNMNANANSVQKPKKYLEESETDQSSYVTSKFQEVTIYDTIKGSSSTTGDDPSQSDSTGLPSFSRGVPDTGWRPRGVLVAHLQEHRSAVNDIAASNDDSFFVSASDDSTVKIWDTRKLEKDISFRSRLTYPLGGSRALCATMLRGTARVVVGASDGMLHLFSVDYISRGMGSVIERYTGVADVKKKDIGEGAILSLLNCSTNDSFVSQTVLFSTQHCAIHLWDTRAKTEAWNFKALPDEGYISSLVMGQCGNWFVSGSSRGVLTLWDLRFLLPVNSWQYSTTCPVEKLCLLIPSSNSLSLMAQPLVYVAAGCNEVSLWNAENGSCHQVFRTAGSGNEAEISNVPRALVRPTTKLSAKQDVKRINSSKYRIDELNEPSPRLPGIRSLLPLPGGDLLTGGPDLRIRYWDHTSPTQSYCVCGPSIVEIGTGDLKEKEQDKSYDVKSSFGVQVVQELNKWPLSANLQKNLLAMAAADSAGCHRDSVLSLASVKLNQRMLISSSRDGAIKVWK; translated from the exons ATGGGGAACAAGATCGCGCGGACGACGCAGGTGTCGGCGTCGGAGTACTACCTCCACGACCTGCCCTCGTCGTACAACCTCGTGCTCATCGAGGTGCTCGGCCGCGGACGCTTCTTCAAGTCCATCCTCTGCAAGCACGACGAGGGCCTCGTCCTCGTCAAGGTCTATTTCAAGCGCGGCGACCCCCTCGATCTCAGg GAGTACGAGAGGAGGTTGGATCGAATTAGGGAGATATTTCAGAGCGTGCAGCATCCCCATGTTTGGCCTTTCCAG TTTTGGCTGGAGACAGATAAGGCAGCATATCTATTGAGGCAATACTTCTTCAGCAACCTTCATGATAGGCTCAGCACACGACCCTTCCTTAGTCTCATTGAGAAGAAATGGCTTGCTTTTCAG TTACTTTGTGCAGTGGAGCAGACCCACAGTAAGGGAGTTTGCCATG GTGACATAAAATGTGAGAATGTTCTTGTCACCTCTTGGAATTGGTTATATCTTGCGGATTTTGCATCCTTTAAGCCAACATACATACCGGATGATGACCCTTCGGATTTCTCATTCTTCTTTGACACTGGAGGAAGGAGGAGGTGTTACCTTGCACCTGAA AGATTCTATGAGCATGGAGGTGAAACGCAAGTTGCACCAGATTCACCTTTGAAGCCATCAATGGACATATTCTCCCTTGG GTGTGTGATTGCTGAACTTTTTCTCGAGGGGCAGCCACTTTTTGAGCTTTCCCAACTTCTTGCTTATCGTAGAGGGCAATATGATCCTAGTCTGTATCTAGAAAAG ATTCAAGATGTTGGGATTCGGAGGATGATACTTCACATGATTCAATTGGACCCAGAATCAAGGTTATCGTGCGAAAGCTATTTGCAAAGCTACGTGTCAGAAATATTTCCAAGTTATTTCTCTCCGTTTCTCCATAAATTCTTTTCCTGTATGATTCCTCTCGACTCGGATACAAGG GTTGATGCAACTCAGCGTGCTTTTGAAACAATACACAAACAAATGATGCTAAAGAGCTCAATTGAGGAAAACACGGCTGACTCGTGTACAGGTCCCGAAATCAGCAACATTGAATCTTCTGAACTCATAAAAGGAGGGATGCATAGAATGAACTCTCCAAAGAGGAAAGGTGACATAGAGAAAGGAACAACTTCTGGTCAGATCCAGATAGTTGGAGATATTAATTCCCTTCTCAAGGAAGTAGAAGAGGGAGACCATAGTTCACGTGTAAATCTAACACAGAAAGATGTTCAATATGCTTCTTCGCAGCCATTGAATTATTTGAGGAAGCAAGTCTTGAGTTGTTTTAAAGGGCAAAGGGAGAACGAAGCACCCATTTTCAGAAAGATGCTAAAGAGCGACTTGGATTCTTTAATGGTTGGATATGATAGACAAACAGATACATATAACATGCCCTTCCTTTTTGGaacagaaaataaaacaaataaaacaagttGCGAAGGTATGGTCCTGATTGCTTCCTTACTCTGTTCTTGCATACGAAGTGTGAAGCAGCCACAGTTAAGAAGGGCAGGCCTAATCGTGCTCAAGACTGCTGCTCTGTATATAGATGATGAAGATCGATTGCAACATGTAGTTCCATATGTAATCGCTATGCTTTCTGATCCAGCTGCAATTGTTCGTTGTGCTGCTGTGGAAACATTATGTGACATTTTGGCTCTTGTCCAAGATTTCCCACCTAGCGATGCTATGATATTTCCAGAGTATATACTTCCAATGCTTTCTATGCTTCCTGATGACCCAGAGGAAAGTGTCAGGATTTGCTATGCgagcaatatatataaaattgcttTTACTGCATACAGATTTCTGATCCATGCACACAATTTAGCTGATGGGGGATCTCTCGATAAATTAAGTCTTGCAAAGAAAAAACATCAAAGTAAAAGTGGAAGTGAGCTTTTCAAGTTGAGGAAATCCATAGCAGAAATTGTGCAAGAATTAGTAATGGGTCCCAAGCAAACTCCAAGTATCCGTAGGGCTCTTTTGCAGGATATCAGCTATTTGTGTTACTTTTTTGGGCACCGGCAATGTAATGACTTTCTGTTGCCAATTCTCCCGGCTTTTCTTAATGATAGAGATGAGCAGCTGCGGGAGGTTTTCTATGGTCAGATTGTTTTTGTCTGCTACTTTGTTGGTCAAGTGAGTGTCGAGGAATACCTTTTACCTTATATTGAGCAGGCTCTAAGTGACGATATGGAGGCTGTCATCGTTAATGCACTTGATTGCTTGTCCATGCTTTGCAAAAGTGGCTTTTTGAGGAAAAGGATACTACTTGGTTTAATTGAAAAAGCTCTTCCCTTACTATGTTATCCGATCCAATGGGTAAGGAGGTCAGCCGTCAAATTCATTGCAGCAAGTAGTGAGAGCTTAGGGCCAATAGATACCTATGTGTACCTTTCGCCTGTTCTACACCCTTTCCTTCACCGAGAACCATCGTCCCTCTGTTCTCCGGAATCGCTTCTTTCTTGCCTTAAGCCTCCTGTCTCAAAATTGGTTTTCTACCAAGTTCTAGAGAATGCTAGGAGCTCTGACACGTTGGAGAGACAGAGAAAGGTGTGGTATAATAATTCAACTGCTTTATTGAATCAGTGGGAAACTATTGAACACTCTAAGAAAGATGTAGGAGATGCTCATTCTTTGAACACTGCTCTGGGTAAAGAACCCATTGGCCAAAGTGGAAAATACTCTGGTAGAGCAGCTCAAAGTGCATCTTTTGGTGTTATTGAGGATGTTGCAAAAACCAGAGCAGCTAACTCCTTCCATAATAGACTAGTAGATGTTAAGGATTCATTGTCTTCCGATAAGTTGCAAGTTTCTGGCTTCATGCCCCTACATGTTACTGCTGGAAATGGTTCCTGTAATAATTCCTTCTTTGATGGAGTGTCTGAAGGCATACCAATATACTCTGTTTGTGTTGATAAGAATTCTTCACCAAACTTGAAAACGAAGGGAGCTACTTCATTATGCGTGCCCTGGTTGGAACCCACGAATAAGCCGTTGAGTCTATCTGCTTCTGTCCCACCTAGGCTCATTTCAGGTTCTTTCTACAACATGAATGCTAATGCTAATTCGGTCCAAAAACCAAAGAAATATTTAGAGGAGAGCGAAACTGATCAATCTTCTTATGTGACTAGCAAGTTTCAAGAAGTTACTATTTATGACACCATAAAAGGAAGCTCTTCTACAACTGGTGATGATCCCTCACAATCCGATTCAACAGGATTGCCTTCATTTAGCAGGGGAGTTCCAGACACTGGTTGGAGGCCTCGCGGGGTTTTGGTAGCACATCTTCAAGAGCACCGCTCTGCGGTTAACGACATAGCCGCATCGAATGATGACAGCTTCTTCGTAAGTGCTTCTGACGACTCCACTGTTAAGATATGGGACACCAGGAAGCTGGAAAAGGACATCTCCTTCAGATCGAGGCTGACTTATCCTCTTGGTGGGTCCCGTGCTCTATGTGCGACAATGCTTCGTGGGACCGCAAGGGTTGTTGTGGGCGCTAGTGACGGGATGTTGCACCTGTTCTCAGTTGATTATATATCAAGAGGGATGGGGAGTGTGATTGAGAGGTACACTGGTGTTGCGgatgtgaagaagaaggatattGGTGAAGGTGCCATACTTAGCCTGTTGAACTGTTCGACTAATGATAGTTTTGTCAGTCAGACGGTTCTTTTTAGTACGCAACATTGCGCTATTCATCTCTGGGATACAAGGGCAAAAACGGAAGCTTGGAATTTTAAAGCATTACCCGATGAAGGATACATCTCATCTCTTGTAATGGGTCAGTGTGGGAATTGGTTTGTTTCAGGGTCTTCTAGAGGCGTGCTTACTTTGTGGGATCTGAGGTTTCTTTTGCCTGTCAATTCTTGGCAGTATTCTACAACTTGCCCTGTGGAGAAATTGTGTTTGCTAATCCCCTCATCGAACTCCTTATCTTTGATGGCACAGCCATTAGTTTATGTTGCCGCTGGCTGTAATGAAGTTTCTCTGTGGAATGCAGAGAATGGAAGCTGCCACCAG GTATTCAGAACAGCAGGCAGCGGAAATGAAGCAGAGATATCTAATGTTCCCAGAGCACTCGTGAGGCCGACTACCAAGCTGAGTGCGAAACAAGATGTGAAGCGAATAAATAGTTCTAAATACAGAATCGATGAACTGAATGAACCTTCTCCTCGTCTTCCGGGTATTCGCTCATTGCTTCCTTTGCCTGGCGGTGATCTATTGACTGGGGGGCCGGACCTGAGAATTCGCTATTGGGATCACACCAG CCCTACTCAAAGTTACTGTGTCTGTGGTCCCTCGATTGTGGAAATTGGGACCGGGGATCTAAAGGAAAAGGAACAAGATAAGTCTTATGATGTAAAGTCTAGCTTTGGGGTACAAGTTGTGCAG GAATTAAACAAATGGCCCCTGTCGGCCAATTTGCAGAAGAATCTACTAGCAATGGccgccgccgactctgccggtTGCCACCGCGATTCTGTACTCTCGCTAGCCTCTGTCAAATTGAACCAAAGGATGTTGATCTCAAGTAGCAGGGACGGCGCCATTAAGGTGTGGAAATGA
- the LOC109726625 gene encoding probable serine/threonine-protein kinase vps15 isoform X2: protein MIGSAHDPSLVSLRRNGLLFRCGCGLSSFVMQLLCAVEQTHSKGVCHGDIKCENVLVTSWNWLYLADFASFKPTYIPDDDPSDFSFFFDTGGRRRCYLAPERFYEHGGETQVAPDSPLKPSMDIFSLGCVIAELFLEGQPLFELSQLLAYRRGQYDPSLYLEKIQDVGIRRMILHMIQLDPESRLSCESYLQSYVSEIFPSYFSPFLHKFFSCMIPLDSDTRVDATQRAFETIHKQMMLKSSIEENTADSCTGPEISNIESSELIKGGMHRMNSPKRKGDIEKGTTSGQIQIVGDINSLLKEVEEGDHSSRVNLTQKDVQYASSQPLNYLRKQVLSCFKGQRENEAPIFRKMLKSDLDSLMVGYDRQTDTYNMPFLFGTENKTNKTSCEGMVLIASLLCSCIRSVKQPQLRRAGLIVLKTAALYIDDEDRLQHVVPYVIAMLSDPAAIVRCAAVETLCDILALVQDFPPSDAMIFPEYILPMLSMLPDDPEESVRICYASNIYKIAFTAYRFLIHAHNLADGGSLDKLSLAKKKHQSKSGSELFKLRKSIAEIVQELVMGPKQTPSIRRALLQDISYLCYFFGHRQCNDFLLPILPAFLNDRDEQLREVFYGQIVFVCYFVGQVSVEEYLLPYIEQALSDDMEAVIVNALDCLSMLCKSGFLRKRILLGLIEKALPLLCYPIQWVRRSAVKFIAASSESLGPIDTYVYLSPVLHPFLHREPSSLCSPESLLSCLKPPVSKLVFYQVLENARSSDTLERQRKVWYNNSTALLNQWETIEHSKKDVGDAHSLNTALGKEPIGQSGKYSGRAAQSASFGVIEDVAKTRAANSFHNRLVDVKDSLSSDKLQVSGFMPLHVTAGNGSCNNSFFDGVSEGIPIYSVCVDKNSSPNLKTKGATSLCVPWLEPTNKPLSLSASVPPRLISGSFYNMNANANSVQKPKKYLEESETDQSSYVTSKFQEVTIYDTIKGSSSTTGDDPSQSDSTGLPSFSRGVPDTGWRPRGVLVAHLQEHRSAVNDIAASNDDSFFVSASDDSTVKIWDTRKLEKDISFRSRLTYPLGGSRALCATMLRGTARVVVGASDGMLHLFSVDYISRGMGSVIERYTGVADVKKKDIGEGAILSLLNCSTNDSFVSQTVLFSTQHCAIHLWDTRAKTEAWNFKALPDEGYISSLVMGQCGNWFVSGSSRGVLTLWDLRFLLPVNSWQYSTTCPVEKLCLLIPSSNSLSLMAQPLVYVAAGCNEVSLWNAENGSCHQVFRTAGSGNEAEISNVPRALVRPTTKLSAKQDVKRINSSKYRIDELNEPSPRLPGIRSLLPLPGGDLLTGGPDLRIRYWDHTSPTQSYCVCGPSIVEIGTGDLKEKEQDKSYDVKSSFGVQVVQELNKWPLSANLQKNLLAMAAADSAGCHRDSVLSLASVKLNQRMLISSSRDGAIKVWK, encoded by the exons ATGATAGGCTCAGCACACGACCCTTCCTTAGTCTCATTGAGAAGAAATGGCTTGCTTTTCAG aTGTGGTTGTGGACTTAGCTCATTTGTTATGCAGTTACTTTGTGCAGTGGAGCAGACCCACAGTAAGGGAGTTTGCCATG GTGACATAAAATGTGAGAATGTTCTTGTCACCTCTTGGAATTGGTTATATCTTGCGGATTTTGCATCCTTTAAGCCAACATACATACCGGATGATGACCCTTCGGATTTCTCATTCTTCTTTGACACTGGAGGAAGGAGGAGGTGTTACCTTGCACCTGAA AGATTCTATGAGCATGGAGGTGAAACGCAAGTTGCACCAGATTCACCTTTGAAGCCATCAATGGACATATTCTCCCTTGG GTGTGTGATTGCTGAACTTTTTCTCGAGGGGCAGCCACTTTTTGAGCTTTCCCAACTTCTTGCTTATCGTAGAGGGCAATATGATCCTAGTCTGTATCTAGAAAAG ATTCAAGATGTTGGGATTCGGAGGATGATACTTCACATGATTCAATTGGACCCAGAATCAAGGTTATCGTGCGAAAGCTATTTGCAAAGCTACGTGTCAGAAATATTTCCAAGTTATTTCTCTCCGTTTCTCCATAAATTCTTTTCCTGTATGATTCCTCTCGACTCGGATACAAGG GTTGATGCAACTCAGCGTGCTTTTGAAACAATACACAAACAAATGATGCTAAAGAGCTCAATTGAGGAAAACACGGCTGACTCGTGTACAGGTCCCGAAATCAGCAACATTGAATCTTCTGAACTCATAAAAGGAGGGATGCATAGAATGAACTCTCCAAAGAGGAAAGGTGACATAGAGAAAGGAACAACTTCTGGTCAGATCCAGATAGTTGGAGATATTAATTCCCTTCTCAAGGAAGTAGAAGAGGGAGACCATAGTTCACGTGTAAATCTAACACAGAAAGATGTTCAATATGCTTCTTCGCAGCCATTGAATTATTTGAGGAAGCAAGTCTTGAGTTGTTTTAAAGGGCAAAGGGAGAACGAAGCACCCATTTTCAGAAAGATGCTAAAGAGCGACTTGGATTCTTTAATGGTTGGATATGATAGACAAACAGATACATATAACATGCCCTTCCTTTTTGGaacagaaaataaaacaaataaaacaagttGCGAAGGTATGGTCCTGATTGCTTCCTTACTCTGTTCTTGCATACGAAGTGTGAAGCAGCCACAGTTAAGAAGGGCAGGCCTAATCGTGCTCAAGACTGCTGCTCTGTATATAGATGATGAAGATCGATTGCAACATGTAGTTCCATATGTAATCGCTATGCTTTCTGATCCAGCTGCAATTGTTCGTTGTGCTGCTGTGGAAACATTATGTGACATTTTGGCTCTTGTCCAAGATTTCCCACCTAGCGATGCTATGATATTTCCAGAGTATATACTTCCAATGCTTTCTATGCTTCCTGATGACCCAGAGGAAAGTGTCAGGATTTGCTATGCgagcaatatatataaaattgcttTTACTGCATACAGATTTCTGATCCATGCACACAATTTAGCTGATGGGGGATCTCTCGATAAATTAAGTCTTGCAAAGAAAAAACATCAAAGTAAAAGTGGAAGTGAGCTTTTCAAGTTGAGGAAATCCATAGCAGAAATTGTGCAAGAATTAGTAATGGGTCCCAAGCAAACTCCAAGTATCCGTAGGGCTCTTTTGCAGGATATCAGCTATTTGTGTTACTTTTTTGGGCACCGGCAATGTAATGACTTTCTGTTGCCAATTCTCCCGGCTTTTCTTAATGATAGAGATGAGCAGCTGCGGGAGGTTTTCTATGGTCAGATTGTTTTTGTCTGCTACTTTGTTGGTCAAGTGAGTGTCGAGGAATACCTTTTACCTTATATTGAGCAGGCTCTAAGTGACGATATGGAGGCTGTCATCGTTAATGCACTTGATTGCTTGTCCATGCTTTGCAAAAGTGGCTTTTTGAGGAAAAGGATACTACTTGGTTTAATTGAAAAAGCTCTTCCCTTACTATGTTATCCGATCCAATGGGTAAGGAGGTCAGCCGTCAAATTCATTGCAGCAAGTAGTGAGAGCTTAGGGCCAATAGATACCTATGTGTACCTTTCGCCTGTTCTACACCCTTTCCTTCACCGAGAACCATCGTCCCTCTGTTCTCCGGAATCGCTTCTTTCTTGCCTTAAGCCTCCTGTCTCAAAATTGGTTTTCTACCAAGTTCTAGAGAATGCTAGGAGCTCTGACACGTTGGAGAGACAGAGAAAGGTGTGGTATAATAATTCAACTGCTTTATTGAATCAGTGGGAAACTATTGAACACTCTAAGAAAGATGTAGGAGATGCTCATTCTTTGAACACTGCTCTGGGTAAAGAACCCATTGGCCAAAGTGGAAAATACTCTGGTAGAGCAGCTCAAAGTGCATCTTTTGGTGTTATTGAGGATGTTGCAAAAACCAGAGCAGCTAACTCCTTCCATAATAGACTAGTAGATGTTAAGGATTCATTGTCTTCCGATAAGTTGCAAGTTTCTGGCTTCATGCCCCTACATGTTACTGCTGGAAATGGTTCCTGTAATAATTCCTTCTTTGATGGAGTGTCTGAAGGCATACCAATATACTCTGTTTGTGTTGATAAGAATTCTTCACCAAACTTGAAAACGAAGGGAGCTACTTCATTATGCGTGCCCTGGTTGGAACCCACGAATAAGCCGTTGAGTCTATCTGCTTCTGTCCCACCTAGGCTCATTTCAGGTTCTTTCTACAACATGAATGCTAATGCTAATTCGGTCCAAAAACCAAAGAAATATTTAGAGGAGAGCGAAACTGATCAATCTTCTTATGTGACTAGCAAGTTTCAAGAAGTTACTATTTATGACACCATAAAAGGAAGCTCTTCTACAACTGGTGATGATCCCTCACAATCCGATTCAACAGGATTGCCTTCATTTAGCAGGGGAGTTCCAGACACTGGTTGGAGGCCTCGCGGGGTTTTGGTAGCACATCTTCAAGAGCACCGCTCTGCGGTTAACGACATAGCCGCATCGAATGATGACAGCTTCTTCGTAAGTGCTTCTGACGACTCCACTGTTAAGATATGGGACACCAGGAAGCTGGAAAAGGACATCTCCTTCAGATCGAGGCTGACTTATCCTCTTGGTGGGTCCCGTGCTCTATGTGCGACAATGCTTCGTGGGACCGCAAGGGTTGTTGTGGGCGCTAGTGACGGGATGTTGCACCTGTTCTCAGTTGATTATATATCAAGAGGGATGGGGAGTGTGATTGAGAGGTACACTGGTGTTGCGgatgtgaagaagaaggatattGGTGAAGGTGCCATACTTAGCCTGTTGAACTGTTCGACTAATGATAGTTTTGTCAGTCAGACGGTTCTTTTTAGTACGCAACATTGCGCTATTCATCTCTGGGATACAAGGGCAAAAACGGAAGCTTGGAATTTTAAAGCATTACCCGATGAAGGATACATCTCATCTCTTGTAATGGGTCAGTGTGGGAATTGGTTTGTTTCAGGGTCTTCTAGAGGCGTGCTTACTTTGTGGGATCTGAGGTTTCTTTTGCCTGTCAATTCTTGGCAGTATTCTACAACTTGCCCTGTGGAGAAATTGTGTTTGCTAATCCCCTCATCGAACTCCTTATCTTTGATGGCACAGCCATTAGTTTATGTTGCCGCTGGCTGTAATGAAGTTTCTCTGTGGAATGCAGAGAATGGAAGCTGCCACCAG GTATTCAGAACAGCAGGCAGCGGAAATGAAGCAGAGATATCTAATGTTCCCAGAGCACTCGTGAGGCCGACTACCAAGCTGAGTGCGAAACAAGATGTGAAGCGAATAAATAGTTCTAAATACAGAATCGATGAACTGAATGAACCTTCTCCTCGTCTTCCGGGTATTCGCTCATTGCTTCCTTTGCCTGGCGGTGATCTATTGACTGGGGGGCCGGACCTGAGAATTCGCTATTGGGATCACACCAG CCCTACTCAAAGTTACTGTGTCTGTGGTCCCTCGATTGTGGAAATTGGGACCGGGGATCTAAAGGAAAAGGAACAAGATAAGTCTTATGATGTAAAGTCTAGCTTTGGGGTACAAGTTGTGCAG GAATTAAACAAATGGCCCCTGTCGGCCAATTTGCAGAAGAATCTACTAGCAATGGccgccgccgactctgccggtTGCCACCGCGATTCTGTACTCTCGCTAGCCTCTGTCAAATTGAACCAAAGGATGTTGATCTCAAGTAGCAGGGACGGCGCCATTAAGGTGTGGAAATGA